One segment of Candidatus Bipolaricaulota bacterium DNA contains the following:
- a CDS encoding ABC transporter permease: MTIFADTWYVAKREMIKFFRARVRLLVSLIQPVIWLGLMGNIMQGLTSNPMVAETFGTSNYLAFMTPGIIIMTTLMGGISGGISIVWDRRIGYLEKLMAAPIHRGAIPFGKVLAIMLQNAIQVLAIIIIAVLLGVRFQSGFWGIIPTLLIAMLFGGVLSSLALSLAASIKTMETLMAIVNFLMMPLMFTSNAMFPTTLMPSWLATIAKINPVTYAVGPIRELVLHGWNWGKILPGAGVILGLLLAFMLVSQIVFQRATSE; the protein is encoded by the coding sequence ATGACGATCTTCGCTGATACTTGGTACGTAGCAAAGCGCGAGATGATAAAGTTCTTCCGGGCGCGGGTGAGGCTCTTGGTCTCTCTGATTCAGCCAGTGATCTGGCTCGGCCTCATGGGAAACATAATGCAAGGTTTGACAAGCAACCCGATGGTCGCCGAGACCTTCGGCACGAGTAACTACCTGGCGTTCATGACCCCAGGGATCATCATAATGACCACCCTGATGGGGGGAATCTCTGGCGGGATATCGATCGTGTGGGACCGAAGGATCGGATACCTGGAGAAGCTGATGGCTGCCCCGATCCACCGCGGGGCGATCCCGTTCGGAAAGGTGCTCGCCATAATGCTCCAGAATGCGATCCAGGTGCTGGCGATCATCATCATCGCTGTCCTGTTGGGGGTGCGTTTCCAATCCGGATTCTGGGGGATCATTCCCACCCTCTTAATAGCGATGCTCTTCGGCGGGGTCCTGAGCAGCTTGGCCCTTTCGCTCGCCGCGTCTATAAAAACGATGGAGACGCTGATGGCGATCGTCAACTTCCTCATGATGCCGCTCATGTTCACGAGCAACGCCATGTTTCCGACTACGCTGATGCCAAGCTGGCTGGCGACGATCGCCAAGATCAACCCGGTCACCTATGCCGTCGGTCCGATCCGGGAGCTCGTCCTCCACGGTTGGAACTGGGGGAAGATCCTCCCCGGAGCGGGGGTTATCCTCGGGCTGCTGCTCGCATTCATGCTCGTGAGTCAGATCGTCTTCCAGCGTGCAACGAGCGAGTGA
- a CDS encoding PadR family transcriptional regulator has product MQRGFLRIYLLKLIEEAGEEGISGYSLMKQIEERTGFWRPSPGSIYPLLGALEEAGVIEHRAEKGKKVYFLTDKGRAGLAQAKAVKEETMEGVRRSIRVLGELFGEDVVDDLSAHLERRHRLLPSGLRSALSELHLLLGDILSQELPPKKAERIERIIRQTIEELRDEKRD; this is encoded by the coding sequence ATGCAGCGCGGTTTTTTGCGGATTTACCTGTTGAAGCTGATCGAGGAAGCGGGAGAGGAGGGGATCTCCGGCTACTCCCTGATGAAGCAGATCGAAGAGCGGACCGGGTTCTGGCGACCGTCTCCGGGCTCGATCTACCCGCTCCTCGGAGCGCTGGAAGAGGCGGGGGTGATCGAGCACCGCGCCGAAAAGGGCAAGAAGGTCTACTTCCTCACCGACAAGGGACGGGCCGGGCTCGCTCAGGCCAAGGCAGTGAAGGAGGAGACGATGGAGGGGGTGCGCCGGTCGATCCGGGTATTAGGGGAGCTGTTCGGGGAGGATGTTGTCGATGATCTGTCCGCGCACCTCGAACGGCGCCACCGTCTCCTCCCATCCGGCCTCCGGAGTGCGCTCTCCGAACTGCACCTCCTTCTCGGGGACATTCTTTCTCAGGAGCTTCCTCCGAAGAAAGCGGAGAGGATCGAACGGATAATACGGCAGACGATTGAGGAGTTGAGAGATGAAAAACGCGATTGA
- a CDS encoding S9 family peptidase — MEKITTNDLLTYRFLSGVRISPDGELAAFIVKRAREEENDYASDIYLVRLEDGAVRRLTTSGKDGPFVWSADSKAILFISRREEKDKKDVSPVYRIRIDGGEAERIGEIPHKVESLDLLEDGRLLYSARVPLYETQEGDEDYEVLDEIPFWANGVGFTNKRRRHLFVFDPETNKDEELVSGAFDVAGFDARGTKIAYAGKDFTDKAGLTDELWVLDLATGARTCLSKDELELSGPRFLGDDRVVALGTDMKAYGLNENPEVLVFELESGTHSSLTPGWDRSTGNSVNSDVRHGGGPTLRVAGDVIYVTVTEDDSCYLECITPDGEITRAVEAPGSIDAFDARAGRLVYVALRPGKLQELYTLDNGTERRLTALNEKALAGRAVSAPERFTVTTADGTELAAWIIRPPDCDRSVKYPTILAIHGGPKTVYGEVFIHEMQLLAGRGYIIVFGNPRGSSGRGNAFADIRGRYGTIDYDDLMAILDAAIARFPEIDPDRLGVMGGSYGGFMTNWIIGHTDRFKAACSQRSIANWISKFCTTDIGYFFNYDQIGATPWQDDGRKLWWHSPLRYADRARTPTLFIHSQEDYRCWIAEGIQMFTALRYHGTEARLVMFRGENHDLSRTGKPKHRLRRLEEIIAWFDKHLKGGE; from the coding sequence ATGGAGAAGATCACGACCAACGATCTCCTGACGTATCGGTTTCTGTCCGGGGTGCGGATCTCACCGGACGGTGAACTGGCGGCATTTATCGTCAAGCGGGCGCGGGAGGAGGAGAACGACTACGCGAGTGACATCTACCTCGTGCGGCTCGAGGACGGCGCGGTGAGGCGGCTGACGACCTCGGGCAAGGACGGCCCGTTCGTTTGGAGCGCTGATTCGAAAGCGATCCTGTTCATCTCGCGGCGGGAGGAGAAGGATAAAAAGGACGTAAGCCCGGTTTATCGGATCAGGATCGACGGGGGCGAGGCGGAGCGGATCGGGGAGATCCCGCATAAGGTCGAGTCGCTTGACCTGTTGGAAGACGGCCGTCTTCTCTATTCAGCGCGCGTCCCGCTCTACGAAACCCAGGAAGGCGATGAGGACTACGAGGTCCTGGACGAGATCCCGTTCTGGGCGAACGGGGTGGGGTTCACCAACAAGCGCCGCCGCCACCTGTTCGTATTCGATCCGGAGACGAACAAGGACGAGGAGCTCGTGTCCGGGGCGTTCGACGTCGCCGGGTTCGACGCGCGCGGGACGAAGATCGCCTATGCGGGGAAGGATTTCACGGACAAGGCCGGGCTCACCGACGAGCTGTGGGTCCTCGATCTCGCCACCGGCGCGCGCACGTGCCTGTCCAAGGATGAGCTGGAGCTCTCCGGACCGCGGTTTCTCGGAGACGACCGCGTCGTCGCCCTGGGGACTGACATGAAGGCCTACGGCCTGAACGAGAACCCCGAGGTGCTGGTGTTCGAACTCGAATCCGGGACGCACTCGTCCCTCACCCCGGGATGGGACCGGTCGACCGGCAATTCGGTCAACTCCGATGTCCGTCACGGCGGCGGGCCGACGCTGCGCGTCGCCGGGGATGTGATCTACGTGACCGTGACCGAGGACGATTCCTGCTACCTCGAGTGCATCACGCCGGACGGGGAGATCACCCGCGCGGTCGAGGCCCCGGGCTCGATCGACGCATTCGATGCCCGCGCCGGTCGGCTCGTCTACGTCGCGCTCCGCCCGGGGAAGCTGCAGGAGCTGTACACGCTCGACAACGGGACCGAGCGGCGGCTGACCGCGCTGAACGAGAAGGCGCTCGCCGGAAGGGCGGTGTCCGCCCCGGAGCGGTTCACCGTCACCACCGCGGACGGGACCGAGCTCGCCGCGTGGATCATCCGCCCGCCGGACTGCGACCGGAGCGTGAAATACCCGACCATCCTCGCCATCCACGGTGGACCAAAGACGGTGTACGGCGAGGTGTTCATCCACGAGATGCAGTTGCTCGCTGGTCGGGGCTACATCATCGTGTTCGGCAACCCGCGCGGCTCGTCCGGACGGGGGAACGCCTTCGCCGACATCCGCGGCAGGTACGGAACAATCGATTACGACGATCTGATGGCGATCCTGGATGCGGCGATCGCCCGGTTCCCGGAGATCGACCCTGACCGCCTCGGGGTGATGGGCGGCTCCTACGGCGGGTTCATGACCAACTGGATCATCGGCCACACCGACCGGTTCAAGGCCGCGTGCTCGCAGCGCTCGATCGCCAACTGGATCTCCAAGTTCTGCACCACCGACATCGGCTATTTCTTCAACTACGACCAGATCGGCGCCACCCCGTGGCAGGACGACGGGCGGAAGCTGTGGTGGCACTCCCCGCTCCGCTACGCCGACCGGGCGAGGACCCCGACGCTGTTCATCCATTCCCAGGAGGACTACCGCTGCTGGATCGCCGAGGGGATCCAGATGTTCACCGCGCTGCGCTACCATGGGACCGAGGCGCGGTTGGTCATGTTCCGCGGCGAGAACCACGACCTGTCGCGCACCGGCAAGCCGAAGCACCGCCTGCGCCGCCTGGAGGAGATCATCGCTTGGTTCGATAAGCATTTGAAGGGAGGGGAATGA
- a CDS encoding GNAT family N-acetyltransferase, translating into MIEIRALRIDDYDALIALWNAAGLSHRPRGRDSLAHIARELSGGCSIFLVAEEDGRLVGSVLGTHDGRKGWINRLAVHPDYRRRGIGTRLVREVERRLEEMGIEIVTCLIEDWNTSSQEFFAALGYLRHDDIHYYSKRKSPEV; encoded by the coding sequence ATGATCGAGATACGTGCCCTGCGTATCGACGATTACGACGCGTTGATCGCGCTGTGGAACGCGGCCGGGTTGTCCCACCGCCCGCGCGGGCGCGATTCACTGGCCCACATCGCCCGCGAGCTTTCCGGCGGATGCTCGATCTTCCTCGTTGCCGAGGAGGACGGGCGGCTCGTCGGCTCGGTCCTCGGGACGCACGACGGGCGCAAGGGATGGATCAACCGGCTCGCCGTCCACCCCGACTACCGCCGCCGCGGGATCGGGACGCGGCTCGTCCGCGAGGTGGAACGACGGTTGGAGGAGATGGGGATCGAGATCGTCACCTGCCTGATCGAGGACTGGAACACAAGCTCGCAGGAGTTCTTCGCCGCGCTCGGCTACCTCCGCCACGACGACATCCACTACTACTCGAAGCGCAAGAGCCCGGAGGTGTGA
- a CDS encoding ATP-binding cassette domain-containing protein, which produces MKNAIEVENLVKVYKNGVRAVDGISFQVQTGEIFGFLGPNGAGKSTTIKVLVGLLNPTDGVLRINGVDIRRHPAEIKRATGYAAQETAIDDRLTGWENITLQGRFYHLSGREIRARATEVLQMFDLYERRNDLTETYSGGMLKRLDIACALIHRPQILFLDEPTLGLDVQTRQTIWRYIEQLRAEHGMTIFLTTHYMEEADSLCDRVAIIDHGRIMALDGPGALKSQIGGDLVTVRFAGDVGKVNMLLDVIRGLPRVREVNAGEDGIHRIVVEQHGDQLVPEIVRVANEHAVEVQSIRLKRPTLDDVYLHFTGHEIREEEGNREAQVKARRMKSRARR; this is translated from the coding sequence ATGAAAAACGCGATTGAAGTGGAGAACCTGGTGAAGGTGTACAAGAACGGAGTGCGGGCCGTGGATGGGATCTCGTTTCAGGTGCAAACCGGGGAGATATTCGGGTTCCTCGGTCCGAACGGAGCGGGAAAGTCGACGACGATCAAGGTGCTGGTCGGCCTCCTCAACCCGACGGACGGGGTCCTGCGGATCAACGGGGTCGACATCCGCCGCCATCCGGCGGAGATCAAGCGGGCGACCGGGTACGCCGCCCAGGAGACGGCGATCGACGATCGGCTGACCGGGTGGGAGAACATCACCCTCCAGGGCCGGTTCTACCACCTCTCCGGCCGGGAGATCCGCGCCCGGGCGACCGAGGTCCTGCAGATGTTCGACCTGTACGAGCGACGGAACGACCTGACCGAGACTTACTCCGGCGGGATGCTCAAGCGGCTCGACATCGCGTGCGCTCTCATCCACCGCCCTCAGATCCTGTTCCTCGACGAGCCGACCCTCGGCCTCGACGTCCAGACGCGACAGACGATCTGGCGCTACATCGAGCAATTGCGGGCCGAACACGGGATGACGATATTCCTCACCACCCACTACATGGAGGAGGCCGACTCTCTGTGCGATCGGGTGGCGATCATCGATCACGGAAGGATTATGGCCCTGGACGGACCCGGTGCCCTCAAGTCGCAGATCGGCGGGGACCTTGTCACTGTGAGGTTTGCTGGCGATGTCGGGAAGGTAAATATGCTCCTAGACGTCATCCGCGGCCTCCCCAGGGTACGAGAGGTCAATGCGGGGGAGGACGGCATCCATCGCATTGTGGTGGAACAGCATGGCGACCAACTGGTTCCCGAGATTGTCCGGGTGGCAAACGAGCATGCTGTGGAGGTCCAGTCCATCCGTCTCAAGCGCCCCACGCTGGATGACGTCTATCTTCACTTCACCGGACATGAGATCCGCGAGGAAGAGGGAAACCGTGAGGCACAGGTCAAGGCACGTAGGATGAAGAGCAGAGCGAGGAGGTGA
- a CDS encoding flavin reductase, translating to MKQIAWHERTELLERALAGNGAFLVARDEAGRANPMTIGWGAVGRIWSIPTFTVLVRRSRYTHGCLLREESFTVSVPKNGDLAAALDFCGHNSGRDMDKAAACGIAFRPGMRVATPVIDGCALYYECRIIVRKQLEKGDFSAPDVREKYYDNDDHHMIVIGEIVAAYVDPDRTG from the coding sequence ATGAAACAAATAGCATGGCACGAACGCACGGAGCTGTTGGAACGGGCGCTGGCCGGAAACGGCGCGTTCCTGGTCGCCCGTGACGAGGCTGGAAGAGCGAACCCGATGACGATCGGCTGGGGCGCGGTCGGGCGGATCTGGAGCATCCCGACGTTCACCGTCCTCGTGCGCCGCTCGCGCTACACCCACGGCTGCTTGCTGCGGGAGGAGAGCTTCACCGTCAGCGTTCCCAAGAATGGTGACCTTGCCGCCGCGCTCGATTTCTGCGGTCACAACTCGGGAAGGGACATGGACAAGGCGGCGGCGTGCGGGATCGCGTTCCGCCCGGGGATGCGGGTCGCCACCCCGGTGATCGACGGATGCGCGTTGTACTACGAGTGTCGGATCATCGTGCGCAAGCAACTGGAGAAGGGGGACTTCTCCGCCCCCGACGTCCGCGAAAAGTACTACGACAACGATGATCATCACATGATCGTCATCGGCGAGATCGTCGCCGCCTACGTCGACCCGGACCGGACCGGTTGA
- the tsaA gene encoding tRNA (N6-threonylcarbamoyladenosine(37)-N6)-methyltransferase TrmO: MEERICYRPIGIVHSPYKEPYGVPFQPCFGRGVEGTVEVFPGFADGLADLDGFSHITLICHFHRAVGYRLRVTTPHREGLRGLFATRAPHRPNPIGVSTVRLLGVEGRILRIADLDIIDGTPLLDIKPYVPLFITPEEVETGWLKGE, from the coding sequence ATGGAAGAACGGATCTGCTACCGACCGATCGGGATCGTCCACTCTCCGTACAAGGAGCCGTACGGGGTCCCGTTCCAGCCGTGCTTCGGCCGCGGGGTGGAGGGGACAGTCGAGGTATTTCCTGGGTTTGCCGACGGGCTCGCCGACCTCGATGGGTTCAGCCACATCACCCTGATCTGTCACTTTCACCGCGCGGTCGGATACCGGCTGCGCGTCACCACCCCGCACCGGGAGGGACTGCGCGGGCTGTTCGCCACCCGCGCCCCGCACCGCCCGAATCCGATCGGGGTCTCCACGGTGCGGCTGCTCGGGGTGGAGGGAAGGATCCTGCGCATCGCCGATCTCGACATCATCGACGGCACCCCTCTCCTCGACATCAAGCCCTACGTTCCTCTGTTCATAACCCCAGAGGAGGTCGAAACCGGATGGTTGAAGGGAGAGTGA